The Lagenorhynchus albirostris chromosome 12, mLagAlb1.1, whole genome shotgun sequence nucleotide sequence GCACCCTTGGGAGCCTGTCCTCAGCAGTGCGCCCAGACTGAAAGGCTCCCTCAGGCAACCAGACAGGAGGTACTCGGACCCCAGCACGGCGGCATCCTCGAAGGAGTGCCTTGAGGGCAGGAGAGCAAATCCGAAACTCACGCGAAGTGAGGATGACTTCACCGCGGCCCAGGCGGCCCCTTGTTTTGCAAGTGAGGAAGCCGAGGACCCATTTCCAGAGGAGGTGTTTCCTGCAGCGGAAGGAAAAACCCAGGGGCCGCGAGACCCGAGGGTGCAGAGCCCGGCTCAGGGTTTGGTGTCAGCGTGCACACTGACCCCCAAAGCCGTCTCCAGTGGCTCCCTGGACGTGCTCTCCGACAGCTCAGCCCTGGCTTCTCCTTCCAGTCCCAAAAGAAACTTCTTCACCAGACATCAGTCTTTCACAAAGACTGAGAAAAGTAAGCccgacagagaaataaaaaaacactcCATGTCATTCTCCTTCGCCTCTCACCAAAAAGTGTTAACCAAAACCCGCAGCTCTGCTGTGGCTGCGAAATCCAAGGGCTGCGCCAGAGACCAGGTAAAGAAAggtcttaaaaaagaaagccagCTTGCCGGCCGAATCGTCCAAGAAAACTTGCCTGACACCCACGGCCAAACAGCTGTGGACTTTAACTCAGGGGCCCACTCCCTCTCGGTGGAGAACACGTTCCAGCCGGTGGATCAAAGGAGCCCTGGTGGCCCCCCCTCTTACGAGGAGGCCATTCGGTACCAGGCCTTGGAGCTCGCCACTTACGGGAGCCAAACAGTTGGCAGCATGAGGGCCAGGATGCTAAGCCTGGACGCCCGGCTACCGCCACCTCTCCCTGTCCACCACGGAGGGGACTCAAGAAATATATGCAGTCAGGAGCCACTGGACGGGCCCCGACGGTGGCCCAGGACTGAGAGCTGGAAGCAGAGCAGGACTGTCTGTGCTTCTATAGACACGACAGGACAGGTGACTGTCACCAGGAGACCTGAGCTGCATCGGCTGAGAACTGTGTCTGAGTCTCAACAGAAGAACAAGCAGGCCCTCCTGGCCCGGCGGTGTAGTCAGCCCGTCTTTGATGCTGATCAGTTCCGATTCGCTAAGGAATCCTACATCTAGGAGGTGGACCCATCACCCAGACACAGCGCGTGGCACCTCT carries:
- the TAGAP gene encoding T-cell activation Rho GTPase-activating protein, with product MKLTSSCHASKTLNASNMETLIECGSEGDIKEHPLLASCESENSLCQLIEIKKRKKVLNWLFLMRRLSSSSDFSGASEPELRSSLFDQPLSAICSDNDTLPRPIQDILTILCLKGPSTEGIFRKAANEKARKELKEELNSGGMVDLKSLPVHLLAVVFKDFLRSIPLKLLSCDLFEEWMGALEKQSEEDRIEALKQVADKLPQPNHLLLKHLVSVLHVISKNSEVNRMDASNLAICIGPNVLSPENEQNLSFEARRDLNDKVKTLVEFLIDNCFEIFGENMPGHSRIASDDSLEHTDSSDMSTLQNDSAYDSNDPDPDAEPSAVGSLSRWPPGSSDPAARLEPRGPPHPWEPVLSSAPRLKGSLRQPDRRYSDPSTAASSKECLEGRRANPKLTRSEDDFTAAQAAPCFASEEAEDPFPEEVFPAAEGKTQGPRDPRVQSPAQGLVSACTLTPKAVSSGSLDVLSDSSALASPSSPKRNFFTRHQSFTKTEKSKPDREIKKHSMSFSFASHQKVLTKTRSSAVAAKSKGCARDQVKKGLKKESQLAGRIVQENLPDTHGQTAVDFNSGAHSLSVENTFQPVDQRSPGGPPSYEEAIRYQALELATYGSQTVGSMRARMLSLDARLPPPLPVHHGGDSRNICSQEPLDGPRRWPRTESWKQSRTVCASIDTTGQVTVTRRPELHRLRTVSESQQKNKQALLARRCSQPVFDADQFRFAKESYI